The proteins below are encoded in one region of Bacteroides uniformis:
- a CDS encoding dihydrodipicolinate synthase family protein, whose translation MNKRLLTGLIAAPFTPMHEDGSLNLQVIGPYAEFLMQKKCVTGVFICGTTGESVSLTTEERKAVAEKWMEAAKGKLKVIVHVGGMSQVQCAELAAHAQAIGADMIAAMAPCFFKPGSVDELIGFFKPIAASASRLPFYYYNMPSITGVSLPVHKFLIEGKKQIPNLVGVKFTHNNLMEMQQCIHADGGAFEVLHGFDEILITGLSVGAKAAVGSTYNYVPGIYKAVMEAMEKGDLETAREMQWKSVEIIDVLIKHGGGVRAGKIFMKLAGIDCGPCRLPIAPCSEEELEETRNELKNTEFFKYIN comes from the coding sequence ATGAACAAACGACTTTTAACAGGATTAATCGCTGCACCATTTACGCCAATGCACGAAGATGGTTCCTTAAATTTGCAGGTGATCGGGCCGTATGCAGAGTTTCTGATGCAAAAGAAATGTGTGACGGGAGTGTTTATTTGTGGCACGACGGGAGAATCCGTTTCTCTGACAACAGAAGAACGAAAGGCTGTTGCGGAAAAATGGATGGAGGCAGCCAAGGGAAAACTGAAAGTGATAGTGCATGTAGGTGGCATGTCGCAGGTTCAGTGTGCCGAGCTGGCAGCCCATGCGCAAGCTATTGGAGCTGATATGATAGCAGCCATGGCGCCCTGCTTTTTCAAGCCCGGTTCTGTAGATGAGCTGATAGGTTTTTTCAAGCCGATAGCTGCATCGGCTTCCCGCTTGCCGTTTTATTACTATAACATGCCGTCCATAACCGGGGTTTCCTTGCCGGTACACAAGTTCCTTATAGAGGGCAAGAAGCAAATTCCCAATCTGGTGGGAGTCAAGTTTACTCATAACAACCTGATGGAGATGCAGCAGTGCATTCATGCGGACGGTGGGGCGTTCGAAGTCTTGCACGGTTTTGATGAGATACTGATTACCGGATTGTCGGTTGGAGCTAAGGCTGCCGTAGGCAGTACCTACAACTATGTTCCGGGTATATACAAAGCTGTGATGGAAGCCATGGAAAAGGGAGACCTTGAAACAGCTCGTGAAATGCAATGGAAATCTGTTGAAATCATTGATGTGCTGATAAAGCATGGGGGAGGAGTCAGAGCTGGTAAGATATTCATGAAACTGGCAGGAATAGACTGTGGACCATGTCGATTGCCGATAGCTCCTTGTTCTGAAGAAGAGCTGGAGGAGACAAGAAACGAATTGAAAAATACGGAATTCTTCAAATACATTAATTAA